A genomic window from Lepisosteus oculatus isolate fLepOcu1 chromosome 27, fLepOcu1.hap2, whole genome shotgun sequence includes:
- the spaca6 gene encoding sperm acrosome membrane-associated protein 6 isoform X6 — protein MAGPGRGAGALSTVWLCLLLAGPSAGCFTCLVETGVGQRLCWGYVLPNSIRSMDACYRTLERIFGDERVIEAGRVGGGYEQQLKEIMYEVIRPVLQEFDLKRHDASVYETRLQLAAEDFTREAAKLPRGERVAVSSSLPFPPSCLPSLLHFLSCGASDCIPPCGFQARGAVYSCVTCQYASCGLPLDCPVKELAVPERNRTVLRCEVGFSLPQDLQISWKFARQVRTQNTEQFEELTLGTDRIYAIPSTRPAQEGTYLCEIFTQERSIARVYYHLTGLYTGGQLREEGGS, from the exons ATGGCCGGACCGGGGAGAGGCGCCGGCGCGCTGAGCACCGTCTGGCTCTGCCTCTTGCTTGCTGGTCCCTCTGCCGGCTGCTTCACCTGTCTGGTAGAGACCGGCGTGGGACAGCGCCTGTGTTGGGGCTACGTCCTGCCCAACAGCATCCGGAGCATGGACGCCTGCTACAGGACCCTGGAGAGGATTTTCGGGGACGAGAGGGTGATCGAGGCCGGGAGAGTGG GTGGAGGCTACGAGCAGCAGCTGAAGGAGATCATGTATGAAGTGATCAGGCCTGTTTTGCAGGAGTTTGACCTCAAGAGGCATGATG CCTCTGTGTACGAGACGAGGCTGCAGCTCGCCGCAGAGGACTTCACGAGGGAGGCCGCCAAGCTGCCCCGCGGTGAGAGAGTGGCCGTCTCTTCCTCTCTTCCCTTCCCTCCTTCCTGTCTTCCCTCTCTCCTGCACTTCCTGTCCTGTGGAG CTTCCGACTGCATTCCTCCCTGCG GGTTCCAGGCTCGAGGCGCCGTCTACAGCTGCGTGACCTGCCAGTACGCCAGCTGCGGCCTCCCCCTGGACTGTCCCG TGAAGGAGCTGGCTGTGCCGGAGAGGAACCGGACTGTCCTGCGCTGTGAGGTGGGCTTCTCCCTGCCCCAGGACCTACAGATCTCCTGGAAGTTCGCCCGGCAGGTGAGGACTCAGAACACAGAGCAGTTTGAAGAGCTGACTCTGGGCACTGACCGGATCTACGCCATCCCCTCCACCCGGCCCGCCCAGGAGGGCACCTACCTGTGTGAGATCTTCACCCAGGAGCGCTCCATCGCAAGAGTCTACTACCACCTCACAG
- the spaca6 gene encoding sperm acrosome membrane-associated protein 6 isoform X1 gives MAGPGRGAGALSTVWLCLLLAGPSAGCFTCLVETGVGQRLCWGYVLPNSIRSMDACYRTLERIFGDERVIEAGRVGGGYEQQLKEIMYEVIRPVLQEFDLKRHDASVYETRLQLAAEDFTREAAKLPRGERVAVSSSLPFPPSCLPSLLHFLSCGASDCIPPCGFQARGAVYSCVTCQYASCGLPLDCPVKELAVPERNRTVLRCEVGFSLPQDLQISWKFARQVRTQNTEQFEELTLGTDRIYAIPSTRPAQEGTYLCEIFTQERSIARVYYHLTVLSQDPGGPAELQRVFDTALLSPAQSEGPPPPPALRPPGPTEGLLSALLHHTSPPLLTACLSMMVLLLLVSLGRFVYWWSTQRGGRKLDWPRGAARHVERGGG, from the exons ATGGCCGGACCGGGGAGAGGCGCCGGCGCGCTGAGCACCGTCTGGCTCTGCCTCTTGCTTGCTGGTCCCTCTGCCGGCTGCTTCACCTGTCTGGTAGAGACCGGCGTGGGACAGCGCCTGTGTTGGGGCTACGTCCTGCCCAACAGCATCCGGAGCATGGACGCCTGCTACAGGACCCTGGAGAGGATTTTCGGGGACGAGAGGGTGATCGAGGCCGGGAGAGTGG GTGGAGGCTACGAGCAGCAGCTGAAGGAGATCATGTATGAAGTGATCAGGCCTGTTTTGCAGGAGTTTGACCTCAAGAGGCATGATG CCTCTGTGTACGAGACGAGGCTGCAGCTCGCCGCAGAGGACTTCACGAGGGAGGCCGCCAAGCTGCCCCGCGGTGAGAGAGTGGCCGTCTCTTCCTCTCTTCCCTTCCCTCCTTCCTGTCTTCCCTCTCTCCTGCACTTCCTGTCCTGTGGAG CTTCCGACTGCATTCCTCCCTGCG GGTTCCAGGCTCGAGGCGCCGTCTACAGCTGCGTGACCTGCCAGTACGCCAGCTGCGGCCTCCCCCTGGACTGTCCCG TGAAGGAGCTGGCTGTGCCGGAGAGGAACCGGACTGTCCTGCGCTGTGAGGTGGGCTTCTCCCTGCCCCAGGACCTACAGATCTCCTGGAAGTTCGCCCGGCAGGTGAGGACTCAGAACACAGAGCAGTTTGAAGAGCTGACTCTGGGCACTGACCGGATCTACGCCATCCCCTCCACCCGGCCCGCCCAGGAGGGCACCTACCTGTGTGAGATCTTCACCCAGGAGCGCTCCATCGCAAGAGTCTACTACCACCTCACAG tgCTGTCCCAGGACCCGGGCGGCCCGGCGGAGCTGCAGCGGGTCTTCGACACGGCTCTGCTCTCCCCGGCCCAGTCCGAGgggcccccccctcccccagctcTGCGCCCCCCGGGGCCCACAGAGGGCCTCCTGTCCGCCCTCCTGCACCACACCTCCCCTCCACTGCTCACAGCCTGCCTGTCCATGATggtcctgctgctgctggtgtcaCTGGG
- the spaca6 gene encoding sperm acrosome membrane-associated protein 6 isoform X5, translating into MAGPGRGAGALSTVWLCLLLAGPSAGCFTCLVETGVGQRLCWGYVLPNSIRSMDACYRTLERIFGDERVIEAGRVGGGYEQQLKEIMYEVIRPVLQEFDLKRHDASVYETRLQLAAEDFTREAAKLPRGERVAVSSSLPFPPSCLPSLLHFLSCGASDCIPPCGFQARGAVYSCVTCQYASCGLPLDCPVKELAVPERNRTVLRCEVGFSLPQDLQISWKFARQVRTQNTEQFEELTLGTDRIYAIPSTRPAQEGTYLCEIFTQERSIARVYYHLTAGLYTGGQLREEGGS; encoded by the exons ATGGCCGGACCGGGGAGAGGCGCCGGCGCGCTGAGCACCGTCTGGCTCTGCCTCTTGCTTGCTGGTCCCTCTGCCGGCTGCTTCACCTGTCTGGTAGAGACCGGCGTGGGACAGCGCCTGTGTTGGGGCTACGTCCTGCCCAACAGCATCCGGAGCATGGACGCCTGCTACAGGACCCTGGAGAGGATTTTCGGGGACGAGAGGGTGATCGAGGCCGGGAGAGTGG GTGGAGGCTACGAGCAGCAGCTGAAGGAGATCATGTATGAAGTGATCAGGCCTGTTTTGCAGGAGTTTGACCTCAAGAGGCATGATG CCTCTGTGTACGAGACGAGGCTGCAGCTCGCCGCAGAGGACTTCACGAGGGAGGCCGCCAAGCTGCCCCGCGGTGAGAGAGTGGCCGTCTCTTCCTCTCTTCCCTTCCCTCCTTCCTGTCTTCCCTCTCTCCTGCACTTCCTGTCCTGTGGAG CTTCCGACTGCATTCCTCCCTGCG GGTTCCAGGCTCGAGGCGCCGTCTACAGCTGCGTGACCTGCCAGTACGCCAGCTGCGGCCTCCCCCTGGACTGTCCCG TGAAGGAGCTGGCTGTGCCGGAGAGGAACCGGACTGTCCTGCGCTGTGAGGTGGGCTTCTCCCTGCCCCAGGACCTACAGATCTCCTGGAAGTTCGCCCGGCAGGTGAGGACTCAGAACACAGAGCAGTTTGAAGAGCTGACTCTGGGCACTGACCGGATCTACGCCATCCCCTCCACCCGGCCCGCCCAGGAGGGCACCTACCTGTGTGAGATCTTCACCCAGGAGCGCTCCATCGCAAGAGTCTACTACCACCTCACAG
- the spaca6 gene encoding sperm acrosome membrane-associated protein 6 isoform X3, giving the protein MAGPGRGAGALSTVWLCLLLAGPSAGCFTCLVETGVGQRLCWGYVLPNSIRSMDACYRTLERIFGDERVIEAGRVGGGYEQQLKEIMYEVIRPVLQEFDLKRHDASVYETRLQLAAEDFTREAAKLPRASDCIPPCGFQARGAVYSCVTCQYASCGLPLDCPVKELAVPERNRTVLRCEVGFSLPQDLQISWKFARQVRTQNTEQFEELTLGTDRIYAIPSTRPAQEGTYLCEIFTQERSIARVYYHLTVLSQDPGGPAELQRVFDTALLSPAQSEGPPPPPALRPPGPTEGLLSALLHHTSPPLLTACLSMMVLLLLVSLGRFVYWWSTQRGGRKLDWPRGAARHVERGGG; this is encoded by the exons ATGGCCGGACCGGGGAGAGGCGCCGGCGCGCTGAGCACCGTCTGGCTCTGCCTCTTGCTTGCTGGTCCCTCTGCCGGCTGCTTCACCTGTCTGGTAGAGACCGGCGTGGGACAGCGCCTGTGTTGGGGCTACGTCCTGCCCAACAGCATCCGGAGCATGGACGCCTGCTACAGGACCCTGGAGAGGATTTTCGGGGACGAGAGGGTGATCGAGGCCGGGAGAGTGG GTGGAGGCTACGAGCAGCAGCTGAAGGAGATCATGTATGAAGTGATCAGGCCTGTTTTGCAGGAGTTTGACCTCAAGAGGCATGATG CCTCTGTGTACGAGACGAGGCTGCAGCTCGCCGCAGAGGACTTCACGAGGGAGGCCGCCAAGCTGCCCCGCG CTTCCGACTGCATTCCTCCCTGCG GGTTCCAGGCTCGAGGCGCCGTCTACAGCTGCGTGACCTGCCAGTACGCCAGCTGCGGCCTCCCCCTGGACTGTCCCG TGAAGGAGCTGGCTGTGCCGGAGAGGAACCGGACTGTCCTGCGCTGTGAGGTGGGCTTCTCCCTGCCCCAGGACCTACAGATCTCCTGGAAGTTCGCCCGGCAGGTGAGGACTCAGAACACAGAGCAGTTTGAAGAGCTGACTCTGGGCACTGACCGGATCTACGCCATCCCCTCCACCCGGCCCGCCCAGGAGGGCACCTACCTGTGTGAGATCTTCACCCAGGAGCGCTCCATCGCAAGAGTCTACTACCACCTCACAG tgCTGTCCCAGGACCCGGGCGGCCCGGCGGAGCTGCAGCGGGTCTTCGACACGGCTCTGCTCTCCCCGGCCCAGTCCGAGgggcccccccctcccccagctcTGCGCCCCCCGGGGCCCACAGAGGGCCTCCTGTCCGCCCTCCTGCACCACACCTCCCCTCCACTGCTCACAGCCTGCCTGTCCATGATggtcctgctgctgctggtgtcaCTGGG
- the spaca6 gene encoding sperm acrosome membrane-associated protein 6 isoform X2, whose translation MAGPGRGAGALSTVWLCLLLAGPSAGCFTCLVETGVGQRLCWGYVLPNSIRSMDACYRTLERIFGDERVIEAGRVGGGYEQQLKEIMYEVIRPVLQEFDLKRHDASVYETRLQLAAEDFTREAAKLPRGERVAVSSSLPFPPSCLPSLLHFLSCGASDCIPPCGFQARGAVYSCVTCQYASCGLPLDCPVKELAVPERNRTVLRCEVGFSLPQDLQISWKFARQVRTQNTEQFEELTLGTDRIYAIPSTRPAQEGTYLCEIFTQERSIARVYYHLTVLSQDPGGPAELQRVFDTALLSPAQSEGPPPPPALRPPGPTEGLLSALLHHTSPPLLTACLSMMVLLLLVSLGFVYWWSTQRGGRKLDWPRGAARHVERGGG comes from the exons ATGGCCGGACCGGGGAGAGGCGCCGGCGCGCTGAGCACCGTCTGGCTCTGCCTCTTGCTTGCTGGTCCCTCTGCCGGCTGCTTCACCTGTCTGGTAGAGACCGGCGTGGGACAGCGCCTGTGTTGGGGCTACGTCCTGCCCAACAGCATCCGGAGCATGGACGCCTGCTACAGGACCCTGGAGAGGATTTTCGGGGACGAGAGGGTGATCGAGGCCGGGAGAGTGG GTGGAGGCTACGAGCAGCAGCTGAAGGAGATCATGTATGAAGTGATCAGGCCTGTTTTGCAGGAGTTTGACCTCAAGAGGCATGATG CCTCTGTGTACGAGACGAGGCTGCAGCTCGCCGCAGAGGACTTCACGAGGGAGGCCGCCAAGCTGCCCCGCGGTGAGAGAGTGGCCGTCTCTTCCTCTCTTCCCTTCCCTCCTTCCTGTCTTCCCTCTCTCCTGCACTTCCTGTCCTGTGGAG CTTCCGACTGCATTCCTCCCTGCG GGTTCCAGGCTCGAGGCGCCGTCTACAGCTGCGTGACCTGCCAGTACGCCAGCTGCGGCCTCCCCCTGGACTGTCCCG TGAAGGAGCTGGCTGTGCCGGAGAGGAACCGGACTGTCCTGCGCTGTGAGGTGGGCTTCTCCCTGCCCCAGGACCTACAGATCTCCTGGAAGTTCGCCCGGCAGGTGAGGACTCAGAACACAGAGCAGTTTGAAGAGCTGACTCTGGGCACTGACCGGATCTACGCCATCCCCTCCACCCGGCCCGCCCAGGAGGGCACCTACCTGTGTGAGATCTTCACCCAGGAGCGCTCCATCGCAAGAGTCTACTACCACCTCACAG tgCTGTCCCAGGACCCGGGCGGCCCGGCGGAGCTGCAGCGGGTCTTCGACACGGCTCTGCTCTCCCCGGCCCAGTCCGAGgggcccccccctcccccagctcTGCGCCCCCCGGGGCCCACAGAGGGCCTCCTGTCCGCCCTCCTGCACCACACCTCCCCTCCACTGCTCACAGCCTGCCTGTCCATGATggtcctgctgctgctggtgtcaCTGGG